From the Streptomyces sp. SN-593 genome, the window CGTAGACCTCCTCGACGGTGGCGGTGGCGGGCAGCACGTGCACCTCGATGCCGCGCTCGGCCATGCGGTGCGGGGTCATGCCCTTGATGCCGAGGTCGAGGGCGGCCACCGTGAAGCGCTTGGTGCCGATCGCCGGGACGGTGTACGGCTCGGCGGTGGCGACCTCGGCGGACAGGTCGGCGCCGGCCATCTCGGGGGCCTGGCGGACCCGGGCCAGCAGCGCGTCGTCGTCGGCGCCTCCCGCGCCGGCGGCGAGCGCCGGCCCGGAGAAGATGCCGACGCGCATCGCGCCGCGCTCGCGCAGGTGGCGGGTGAGCGCGCGGGTGTCGATGCCGCTGATGCCGACCACGCCCTGGGCGGACAGCTCGTCGTCCAGCGAGCGCCGGGAGCGCCAGTTGGACGGGACGCGGGCGGGGTCGCGCACCACGTACCCGGCCACCCAGATCCGGCGTGACTCGGGGTCGTCGTCGTTGACGCCGGTGTTGCCCACGTGCGGGGCGGTCATGACGACGACCTGGCGGTGGTAGGAGGGGTCGGTCAGGGTCTCCTGGTAGCCGGTCATGCCGGTGGAGAACACGGCCTCGCCGAAGGTCTCCCCCACGGCCCCGTAGGCGCGGCCGCGGAAGATGCGGCCGTCCTCCAGGACGAGAACGGCGGGCGCGGTGGCCGCCCGGGTGGAGGTCGTCATCGTGCGCCTTCCTTTTCGGTGGTGAATTCAACGGCCCGTTCGCCGCTCAGCCCGGTGACCGCCTCGGCCCAGGCCGGGTGCTCGGCGGCGTGCTCGGAGCGGAAGCCGGAGTCGATCAGGGTGCCGCCGTGCTCCCAGGTGACGACGAGCAGGCCGCCCTCGGGCAGCACCTTCCCGGCGATGGCCTGGTCCAGTCGGGCGCCACGCAGCGCGTCGACCGGTACCAGGAAGCCGGGGGCGCCGGTGCGCTCGACCAGCAGGCCGCGCGCGGTCAGGGTCAGCCGGGCCCGGCTGCGGACGCCCAGTCCGTGCGCGACGATCCGGTCCAGCCACTGCCCGGCGGTGGTGGAGCCGTGGTAGCGGCCGTCCATGACGAGCAGCGGCTCGCCCAGTTCGGCGGGGTCCTCGGGGGCGGGCGGCAGCTCGGGCAGGCCGCCCTGGAGGGTGCGGCGCCACTGCCAGCCCTGCCGCATCAGCCAGTAGACCAGGCCGATCACCAGGGCGAGCCCGACGATCCAGCCGAGCCGGTCCGACCAGTGGGTGACCTTCGCGGAGTGCTTGCCGCCCTCGGCGGCCGTGGCCGCCAGCGCTGTCAGAGTCGTCACGTGAGCTTCCCGTCCATGACCGTCGCACGGCCCCGCAGGAAGGTCGCGATGACCCGGCCGGGCAGCTCGCGCCCCTCGTAGGGGGTGTTGCGGCTGCGGGAGGCGAAGTCCGCGGGGTTGACGGTTCCACGGTATGCGGGATCGACCAGCACCAGGTTGGCGGGCTCGCCGACCGCGACCGGCCGGCCGTGTCCTTCGAGCCGCCCGATCGCGGCGGGCCGCGCCGACATCCGGTCGGCGACACCGGCCCAGTCCAGCAGCCCGGTGTCGACCATGGTGTGCTGCACCACCGACAGCGCGGTCTCCAGGCCGACCATCCCCATGGCGGCCGCGGACCACTCGCAGTCCTTGTCCTCGTGCGGGTGCGGGGCGTGGTCGGTGGCGACGCAGTCGATGGTGCCGTCGGCGAGCGCCTCGCGCAGCGCCATCACGTCGGCCTCGGTGCGCAGCGGCGGGTTGACCTTGTAGACGGGGTCGTAGCTGCGCACCAGCTCGTCGGTGAGCAGCAGGTGGTGCGGGGTGACCTCGGCGGTGACGTCCCAGCCCTTGGACTTCGCCCAGCGGACGATCTCGACCGAGCCGGCCGTGGACAGGTGGCAGATGTGCACGCGGGAGCCGACGTGCGCGGCGAGCAGCACGTCGCGGGCGATGATCGACTCCTCGGCCACCGCGGGCCAGCCGGTCAGCCCCAGCTCGCCGGAGACGGTGCCCTCGTTCATCTGGGCGCCCTCGGTCAGCCGGGGCTCCTGGGCGTGCTGGGCGACGACGCCGCCGAACGCCTTCACGTACTCCAGCGCGCGGCGCATGATCACCGCGTCGTCCACGCACTTGCCGTCGTCGGAGAAGACCCGCACCCGGGCGGCGGAGTCGGCCATCGCGCCCAGCTCGGCGAGCTGCCTGCCCTCCAGGCCGACGGTGACCGCGCCGACCGGCTGCACGTCGCAGTAGCCGGACTCCTTGCCGAGCCGCCAGACCTGCTCGACGACGCCGGCCGTGTCGGCGACCGGGAAGGTGTTGGCCATGGCGTGCACGGCGGTGTACCCGCCGACGGCCGCGGCGCGGGTGCCGGTGAGCACCGTCTCGGAGTCCTCGCGGCCGGGCTCGCGCAGGTGGGTGTGCAGGTCGACCAGGCCGGGCAGCAGGACGTGGTCCGCGCCCTGGACGACGTCGGCGCCCTCGGCGCTGAGCCCGGTGCCGACCTCGGCGACGGTCTCGCCGTCGATCAGGACGTCCCGGGCCTCGCCGCCGAGCAGTCGTGCACCGCGGATAAGGATCTTGCCCATCGTTACTTGTTCTCCTCGGTACGTGCGGCTTCGGTGTCGGGGCCCGCGGGTTCCACGGCGGTCGGGGTGTCCGGAACGGCCGGGGCGGCCGGGGCGGCCGGGGTGTTGTCGGGACGGGCGGCCGGGGCGATCGCCGGCTCCGAGCCGCCGAGCAGCAGGTAGAGCACGGCCATCCGGGTGCTGACGCCGTTGGCGACCTGCTCGACGGCGGTGCAGCGGGGCGAGTCGGCGACCTCGGCGGTGATCTCCATGCCGCGGTTCATCGGGCCGGGGTGCATGACGATCGCGTGCTCGGGCAGCGCCGCCATCCGCAGCCCGTCCAGGCCGTAGCGGCGGGCGTACTCGCGCTCGGTGGGGAAGAAGGCGGCGTTCATCCGCTCGCGCTGCACCCGCAGCATCATCACCGCGTCGGACGTGGCGAGCACCGCGTCCAGGTCGTAGGAGACCCGGCAGGGCCAGGTCTCGACGCCGATCGGCAGCAGCGTCGGTGGCGCGACCAGGGTGACCTCGGCGCCCAGGGTGGTGAGCAGCAGCACGTTGGAGCGGGCGACCCTGCTGTGCAGCACGTCGCCGACGATCGTGATGCGGCGGCCTTCGAGGTCGCGGCCGACGCCCGACAGGTGGCGGCGCATGGTCAGCGCGTCCAGCAGCGCCTGGGTGGGGTGCTCGTGGGTGCCGTCGCCCGCGTTGACCACCGACGCGTTGATCCAGCCGGAGGTGGCCAGCCGGTGCGGGGCGCCGGAGAAGTGGTGGCGGATGACGACCGCGTCGGCGCCCATCGCCTCCAGCGTCAGCGCGGTGTCCTTCAGGGACTCGCCCTTGGAGACCGAGGAGCCCTTGGCGGAGAAGTTGATGACGTCCGCGGACAGCCGCTTGGCGGCGGCCTCGAAGGAGATGCGGGTGCGGGTCGAGTCCTCGAAGAAGAGGTTCACGACGGTGCGGCCGCGCAGGGTCGGCAGCTTCTTGATCGGCCGGTCGGCGACGCGGGCCATCTCCTCGGCGGTGTCCAGCACGAGGATGGCGTCGTCGCGGGTGAGGTCGGCGGCCGAGATCAGGTGGCGCTTCATGCGGGGGACTCCGGTGGCTGGGCGGCCGGGCCGTGCGGGTGCGGTGCGGGTGTGCACCCGTGCGGGCGGCCGGGCGTGCGGGCTCGGTCGGTGCGGGCGGTGGGGGGCGCGGGCGCGGCGGCGCGGCGCGTGGTCCGGCGCGGCGGCCGGGCCGGGGGCGCGCCGCGGCGGCCGCCCGCGGCGGATGCGGGCGCGGGCCGCGCCGGGGCGCGTACGGCGGCCGGTGCGGGCGCGCTAACCGTCCGCGGCGTGGCCCGCGCGCGGGCCGGGGTCCTTCTGGCCGAGCAGCACGCTGTCGCGGCCGTCCTCCTCGGCGAGCAGCACCTTGACGGTCTCACGCAGCGAGGTGGGCAGGTTCTTGCCGACGTAGTCCGCGCGGATCGGCAGCTCGCGGTGGCCGCGGTCGACCAGGACGGCGAGCTGGACCGCGCGGGGGCGGCCGATGTCGCCGAGCGCGTCGAGCGCGGCGCGGATGGTGCGGCCGGAGAAGAGCACGTCGTCGACGAGGACCACGAGGCGGCCGTCCACCCCGTCGCCGGGGATGTCGGTGCGGGCCAGCGCGCGCGGCGGGTGCAGCCGCAGGTCGTCGCGGTACATGGTGATGTCGAGCGAGCCGACGGGGGCGGCGCGGCCGGTGATCTCGGCGAGCTTGTCGGCGAGCCGGCGGGCGAGGAAGACGCCGCGGGTCGGGATGCCGAGGAGCACCACGTCGTCGGCGCCCTTGGCGCGTTCGACGATCTCGTGGGCGATGCGGGTGAGCACCCGGGCGATGTCGGGGCCTTCGAGCACCGGGCGGGCGGTGCCGGCGCCGTCGGCCCGGGGGCTCGCGGCGGGCGTCGGGCCCGTGCTGATGTCACTGCGGTCGTCGACCATGGGTCGGGGACCTCCTTCCCCGCCTCACGGGACGGGCCTTAAAGGACGTCTGGAAGAACACGCCCACCGTATCAAACGACCGGGACGGCCCAGGTCAGGCACCGGTCGGCGGCTTTCCGCTTGACGAGCCCGGATTACGCTGCGTAACCTCACAGTGAGTCACCGAGTTTCCGTCCGGGGAGCCATATGTCCAGCGATTACGCCAAGCAGCTCGGAGCAAAACTCCGGGCCATCCGCACGCAGCAGGGCCTGTCCCTGCACGGCGTCGAGGAGAAGTCCCAGGGCCGCTGGAAGGCAGTGGTCGTGGGGTCCTACGAGCGCGGCGACCGCGCCGTGACCGTCCAGCGCCTCGCCGAGCTCGCCGATTTCTACGGCGTCCCGGTGCAGGAGCTGCTGCCGGGGACCACCCCCGGCGGTGCCGCCGAGCCGCCGCCGAAGCTGGTGCTCGACCTGGAGCGGCTGTCCCAGGTCCCGCCGGAGAAGGCCGGCCCCCTCCAGCGGTACGCCGCGACGATCCAGAGCCAGCGCGGCGACTACAACGGGAAGGTGCTGTCCATCCGCCAGGACGACCTGCGCACCCTCGCGGTCATCTACGACCAGTCCCCCTCGGTGCTGACCGAGCAGCTGATCTCGTGGGGTGTCCTCGACGCGGACGCCCGCCGCGCGGTCCAGCACGAAGAGGGCTGACCGCCCGGCGGTACAGCCGTTGCAGAAACGTCCCCTCGCCCGGGGCGGCGCCCTTTGCCGGGCCGCCGCCCCGGGCGAGGGCGTTTCCGGGAGCGCTTCCCGGGCTTCTCCCCAACTTCCGTGTACGCAGGGTCAGTTGACGACCGCCGCACCCGCCTGGGCGACCTTGTCGTCGTCACTCCAGTGACCGCCGGACACCCCGATGCCACCGATCGTGCGGTCGTCCACCCGGATCGGCAGGCCGCCGCCGAACGGCACCAGGCGGTCCACCGCGGTGCCCGCGCCCCTGCCCAGCGGCGCGTCGGCCGCCATGAGGTCGTGCCACTGCCCGGTGGGCATGCCGAACCCGGCCGCGGTGTACGCCTTGTCCTGGGCGATCTGGGCGGCCTGCACCGGGGCGCCGTCCATCCGCGTGTAGGCGATGAGCTGGCCGGTGGCGTCGACCACCGCGATCGCGGAGGTCTGGCCGGCGGCCTCGGCCGCGGCGACGGCCGCCTCGACCGCCCTGCGGGCCGTGGCGCTGGTGATGCTGGCGATCTGCCGGACGGCAGCGTTCATGGTGGACTCCCTTGCGTGGAGGAGGGCGTACGGGCCCGCCGGGCGCGCCTGGCGCGGGCGCGGCGGGGCGCGGCATGGCCGCGCTGTTCGCACCCTGACAGTTAACAGTAAGCATGCTGATAAGACAACGCGTGCTGACGGGAGGGGATCGCTAGACTCGCGGCATGGGTCACTACTCGGCACGGCTCCTGGCCTTCGTCAAACGCGCGGAACAGGCCACCCAGCAGGCCAAGGAGCAGGTGCTGCGGGAGTACGGCATCACGCCCGCGCAGCAGGCCGCGCTCACCATCCTCAGCGACCACGACGGCATCACCTCCGCCGAGC encodes:
- a CDS encoding GlcG/HbpS family heme-binding protein translates to MNAAVRQIASITSATARRAVEAAVAAAEAAGQTSAIAVVDATGQLIAYTRMDGAPVQAAQIAQDKAYTAAGFGMPTGQWHDLMAADAPLGRGAGTAVDRLVPFGGGLPIRVDDRTIGGIGVSGGHWSDDDKVAQAGAAVVN
- the pyrR gene encoding bifunctional pyr operon transcriptional regulator/uracil phosphoribosyltransferase PyrR, whose translation is MVDDRSDISTGPTPAASPRADGAGTARPVLEGPDIARVLTRIAHEIVERAKGADDVVLLGIPTRGVFLARRLADKLAEITGRAAPVGSLDITMYRDDLRLHPPRALARTDIPGDGVDGRLVVLVDDVLFSGRTIRAALDALGDIGRPRAVQLAVLVDRGHRELPIRADYVGKNLPTSLRETVKVLLAEEDGRDSVLLGQKDPGPRAGHAADG
- a CDS encoding transcriptional regulator BldD — encoded protein: MSSDYAKQLGAKLRAIRTQQGLSLHGVEEKSQGRWKAVVVGSYERGDRAVTVQRLAELADFYGVPVQELLPGTTPGGAAEPPPKLVLDLERLSQVPPEKAGPLQRYAATIQSQRGDYNGKVLSIRQDDLRTLAVIYDQSPSVLTEQLISWGVLDADARRAVQHEEG
- the carA gene encoding glutamine-hydrolyzing carbamoyl-phosphate synthase small subunit; the encoded protein is MTTSTRAATAPAVLVLEDGRIFRGRAYGAVGETFGEAVFSTGMTGYQETLTDPSYHRQVVVMTAPHVGNTGVNDDDPESRRIWVAGYVVRDPARVPSNWRSRRSLDDELSAQGVVGISGIDTRALTRHLRERGAMRVGIFSGPALAAGAGGADDDALLARVRQAPEMAGADLSAEVATAEPYTVPAIGTKRFTVAALDLGIKGMTPHRMAERGIEVHVLPATATVEEVYAAAPDGVFLSNGPGDPATADLTVIQAVLERGTPLFGICFGNQLLGRALGFGTYKLKYGHRGINQPVQDRSTGKVEVTAHNHGFAVDAPLDQVSDTPYGRAEVSHVCLNDDVVEGLRLLDKPAFSVQYHPEAAAGPHDAAYLFDRFVSLMEGQRA
- a CDS encoding aspartate carbamoyltransferase catalytic subunit; the encoded protein is MKRHLISAADLTRDDAILVLDTAEEMARVADRPIKKLPTLRGRTVVNLFFEDSTRTRISFEAAAKRLSADVINFSAKGSSVSKGESLKDTALTLEAMGADAVVIRHHFSGAPHRLATSGWINASVVNAGDGTHEHPTQALLDALTMRRHLSGVGRDLEGRRITIVGDVLHSRVARSNVLLLTTLGAEVTLVAPPTLLPIGVETWPCRVSYDLDAVLATSDAVMMLRVQRERMNAAFFPTEREYARRYGLDGLRMAALPEHAIVMHPGPMNRGMEITAEVADSPRCTAVEQVANGVSTRMAVLYLLLGGSEPAIAPAARPDNTPAAPAAPAVPDTPTAVEPAGPDTEAARTEENK
- a CDS encoding dihydroorotase, which produces MGKILIRGARLLGGEARDVLIDGETVAEVGTGLSAEGADVVQGADHVLLPGLVDLHTHLREPGREDSETVLTGTRAAAVGGYTAVHAMANTFPVADTAGVVEQVWRLGKESGYCDVQPVGAVTVGLEGRQLAELGAMADSAARVRVFSDDGKCVDDAVIMRRALEYVKAFGGVVAQHAQEPRLTEGAQMNEGTVSGELGLTGWPAVAEESIIARDVLLAAHVGSRVHICHLSTAGSVEIVRWAKSKGWDVTAEVTPHHLLLTDELVRSYDPVYKVNPPLRTEADVMALREALADGTIDCVATDHAPHPHEDKDCEWSAAAMGMVGLETALSVVQHTMVDTGLLDWAGVADRMSARPAAIGRLEGHGRPVAVGEPANLVLVDPAYRGTVNPADFASRSRNTPYEGRELPGRVIATFLRGRATVMDGKLT